The genomic stretch GGTACGCGGGCCACGGCAGCGCCGGCCGGCGCGCCACGGCGCACGCGCCAGCGGGAATACAGGTACACGGCAGCGGCCACCCCGGCCGCGTCGGCCACCCAGTCGAACACGTCGGGCGAGCGGCCGGGAACGAACATCTGGTGGATCTCGTCGCTGGCGCCGTACGCGGCACCCAGGAGCACCGCCAGCGCCATGGGCAGCGACGACCGGTGCACGGCGAAGGCCAGGCACGCGCCCAGCACGGCGTAGGCGCCAAAGTGCAGCACCTTGTCGACGTACGGCACCTCGGGCGCGGGCAGCGTCGGCTGGGCCGACAGGCTGAAGATCACGGCGGCCCAGGCCAGCGCGGGGACCCAGGCCGCCACACGGCCCATCAGCACGCTTCCGCCTCGGCCAGCACCGCCACGAACTCGTCGGGGGTGGCCGCCGCGGCCAGGCGCGCGCGGAAGTCGTCGCGGCGCACCATGCGCGAGATGCGGCTGAGCGCCTTCACGTGCTGTCCCCCGGCGGCCTCGGGGCCCACCAGCAGAAAGAACAGGCGGACCGGCTCGCCGTCGAGCGCGTCGTAGTCCACCGGCTGGGGCGTCACCCCGGCGGCCATCACCAGGGCGGGCACGCCGTCGCACCGGCAGTGGGGGATGGCCACGCCGCTGCCGACCCCCGTGCTCAGCACTTCCTCGCGCTTGCGCACCCCCTGCAGCACGCCGTTCTCGTCGGCCACGGCGCCGGCCTGGTGCAGCA from Longimicrobium sp. encodes the following:
- a CDS encoding PTS sugar transporter subunit IIA, whose product is MLLSELLTPDRVRVPLRGASKDDLLRELVGVLHQAGAVADENGVLQGVRKREEVLSTGVGSGVAIPHCRCDGVPALVMAAGVTPQPVDYDALDGEPVRLFFLLVGPEAAGGQHVKALSRISRMVRRDDFRARLAAAATPDEFVAVLAEAEAC
- a CDS encoding VanZ family protein, yielding MGRVAAWVPALAWAAVIFSLSAQPTLPAPEVPYVDKVLHFGAYAVLGACLAFAVHRSSLPMALAVLLGAAYGASDEIHQMFVPGRSPDVFDWVADAAGVAAAVYLYSRWRVRRGAPAGAAVARVPFPGA